In Penaeus monodon isolate SGIC_2016 chromosome 26, NSTDA_Pmon_1, whole genome shotgun sequence, the following are encoded in one genomic region:
- the LOC119590139 gene encoding uncharacterized protein LOC119590139 produces the protein MAEGETSDDLQTLIRPDDLEGITEESAGSAAAHSAPSLLHDPPPAWQLPVQCVLLVLVTTALVIILPVYLESVNVVGDAYSALIFAAIFTALPVVLFVQIRYSYFCQFMRLGPSSPSAILKTGMFHGISSLMIVYALDRKRVVCHAQEPLMGLIVMYMIIIYFFYKGPELSSPKMFSLCGVLGGLFLAMDFQLNNLYRCHGRSRKNPEDDGGPWSAQAHALWTIVYAAALFLFTLSWLLLEREVITKKSGTGGLSMVSTVSGGMSAPGSDAEALISSRGAVVSTPMQNSVDAKWGIHLVWFTLASLFTIMMLFWTDFFTALGKAGSPQEFVKLTSGGLRCHFHWGGECGPTALYGWLFVALHLAFLVLLGRVLAASHSIIYALSVTSVALPVQALWWSMFRIGGPLGMEWYPQESGEVIFSLLGLPIMIACLCYWSHVEKREKQRSNNFPLTAAS, from the exons ATGGCAGAAGGGGAAACTTCCGATGACCTTCAGACCCTAATACGGCCAGATGATTTAGAGGGTATCACAGAAGAGTCGGCGGGCAGTGCGGCAGCTCACtcggctccctccctcctccacgaCCCCCCTCCGGCATGGCAGCTTCCTGTACAGTGCGTGCTGTTGGTGCTTGTGACGACTGCCCTTGTAATTATTTTGCCGGTGTATCTTGAG TCAGTGAACGTGGTGGGTGATGCGTACTCAGCCCTTATCTTTGCGGCCATCTTCACTGCTCTCCCTGTGGTGTTATTTGTGCAGATCAGATACAGTTACTTCTGCCAGTTCATGCGTCTAggaccctcctccccttccgccatACTCAAAACGGGGATGTTCCATGGAATTTCTAGTCTCATGATCGTCTACGCTCTGGACAGAAAGCGCGTGGTGTGCCATGCCCAGGAGCCCTTAATGGGGCTTATAGTCatgtatatgattatcatttatttcttctacaaaGGACCAG AGTTGAGTTCCCCGAAGATGTTCTCCCTCTGTGGTGTCCTCGGAGGCCTCTTCCTGGCAATGGACTTCCAGCTGAATAACCTCTATCGATGCCACGGCAGATCCAGAAAAAACCCTGAAGACGACGGGGGCCCGTGGAGCGCTCAGGCCCATGCGTTGTGGACCATTGTCTATGCTGCGGCACTTTTCCTCTTCACTTTATCGTGGCTTCTCCTGGAGAGAGAAGTGATTACTAAAAAG aGTGGCACAGGCGGCTTGAGCATGGTAAGCACTGTCTCTGGGGGAATGTCAGCCCCTGGAAGTGACGCGGAAGCTCTCATCTCCAGCCGGGGAGCTGTGGTGAGCACCCCCATGCAGAACTCCGTGGACGCCAAGTGGGGCATTCATCTCGTGTGGTTCACTTTGGCCTCCCTTTTCACCATCATGATGCTCTTCTGGACTGATTTCTTCACCGCCCTCGGAAAG gCTGGATCACCCCAGGAATTTGTGAAGCTCACTTCCGGTGGCCTGCGGTGCCACTTTCACTGGGGTGGGGAGTGTGGCCCAACGGCACTCTATGGCTGGCTGTTTGTTGCCCTTCACCTGGCATTCTTGGTGCTCCTGGGAAGGGTCTTAGCTGCCTCACATTCCATCATTTATGCGCTCTCTGTGACATCCGTTGCCTTGCCCGTCCAAGCACTCTGGTGGTCTATGTTCCGCATTGGAGGCCCACTTGGGATGGAGTGGTATCCGCAG GAGTCTGGGGAAGTCATTTTCAGCCTCCTAGGTTTGCCCATAATGATTGCCTGCTTGTGCTACTGGAGTCACGTGGAGAAGCGCGAGAAGCAGAGGTCCAACAACTTCCCCCTCACTGCGGCATCATAA